A genomic window from Glycine max cultivar Williams 82 chromosome 17, Glycine_max_v4.0, whole genome shotgun sequence includes:
- the LOC102666551 gene encoding uncharacterized protein — protein MSSSEVATSDYLTQVIVFTPTDKLVTTSIACLDCSMIINDKTFSVNLICLPLSHLNVVLGMDWLSSNHDLLNYKNKILTFGACAQDILGSSSLEISRVSEAKKVENVKAFMVLFSSTTEESLDVRRLPIVYEFPEVFPEDVTELPPERELEFAIDLVLGCSPVLVVPY, from the exons ATGAGCAGCTCTGAGGTCGCAACATCCGACTATCTGACCCAAG TCATAGTGTTTACCCCTACCGATAAACTTGTTACCACTTCTATTGCATGCTTAGATTGTTCCATGATTATCAATGACAAGACTTTCTCTGTGAATTTGATTTGTTTACCTCTTTCTCATCTTAATGTGGTGTTGGGAATGGATTGGTTATCATCCAACCATGATCTTCTAAACTATAAAAACAAGATCTTGACCTTTGGCGCTTGTGCCCAAGATATCCTTGGATCTTCAAGTTTAGAGATTTCTCGTGTGAGTGAAGCCAAGAAGGTAGAAAATGTTAAAGCCTTTATGGTTTTATTTTCATCCACTACTGAAGAATCCCTTGATGTTAGGAGATTACCCATAGTCTATGAATTTCCTGAGGTTTTCCCTGAGGATGTCACTGAGTTACCACCTGAAAGGGAACTTGAGTTCGCCATAGACCTAGTGCTTGGGTGTAGTCCTGTGTTGGTAGTACCTTACTGA
- the LOC102666669 gene encoding uncharacterized protein, translated as MGCYEEHKVTYATYMLSGEVEDWWKFASQTLPSNKGVISWVAFNESLLDNYFQRDLHKQTTREFLELKQGSMIVGEYALKFHELMKGKQIEPKFGGPQRNDRRHQGNHKKSYQRSNQAYGGRSGYKNNNNNNNKNGLLKCFLCGGFHFKRDFPQLATICANCGKIGHSLKDYWYAPKRDGNHGSGAKNNYKNNNRR; from the exons ATGGGATGCTATGAGGAGCACAAGGTGACTTATGCCACCTACATGTTGAGTGGAGAAGTTGAAGATTGGTGGAAATTTGCTAGTCAAACGCTACCAAGTAATAAGGGAGTCATATCGTGGGTTGCATTCAATGAGAGTCTCTTGGATAACTACTTCCAAAGGGACTTGCACAAGCAGACAACCAGAGAATTTTTGGAGTTGAAGCAAGGGAGCATGATTGTAGGAGAATATGCTTTAAAGTTTCATGAGCTCATGAA GGGTAAACAAATTGAGCCTAAGTTTGGAGGTCCGCAAAGGAATGACAGGAGGCACCAAGGGAATCACAAGAAGTCGTACCAAAGGTCTAATCAAGCCTATGGGGGACGTTCAGGATACaagaacaataacaacaacaacaacaaaaatggtCTGCTTAAGTGTTTTCTATGTGGAGGATTTCATTTCAAGAGGGATTTCCCACAATTAGCTACTATTTGTGCCAATTGCGGAAAGATAGGACACTCGCTTAAGGATTATTGGTATGCACCTAAGAGGGATGGCAATCATGGAAGTGGAGCTAAGAACAATTACAAGAACAACAACAGAAGGTGA